From Calothrix sp. PCC 6303, a single genomic window includes:
- a CDS encoding RNA polymerase sigma factor SigF, whose protein sequence is MATSQSYVRSDSMELLRSYHQNPSVKLRNELVQLHTGLVRKMAHKFSHQCNEPYEDLEQIGYFGLIRAIERFDPSQGYAFSSFAVPYIRGEMLHFLRDRSTLLKIPRRWQELYNEGQKVRKELAELFGRPPKDAEIASKLKVSVQEWQETKLASQNRMPLSLDATVVHYVDCQITLGEALPCPRTAIAQMDEEERQHLQGAICQLEEKPRMAVELVFLKELSRKDAAKNIGTSPMTVTRYLQKGVNDLMYLMQAQAIAANS, encoded by the coding sequence ATGGCAACGAGTCAGTCCTATGTGCGGTCTGATAGTATGGAACTTCTACGTTCCTATCATCAAAATCCCTCTGTTAAGCTTCGGAATGAATTGGTACAGTTACATACTGGTTTGGTGCGTAAAATGGCACACAAATTCAGTCACCAATGTAATGAGCCATACGAAGATTTGGAACAAATTGGTTATTTTGGATTGATTCGAGCGATTGAGCGTTTTGATCCCAGTCAAGGGTATGCTTTTAGTTCTTTTGCAGTTCCTTACATCCGAGGTGAAATGCTGCACTTTTTACGCGATCGCAGTACACTACTAAAGATTCCCCGTCGTTGGCAAGAATTATACAACGAAGGTCAAAAAGTTCGTAAAGAGTTGGCTGAATTGTTTGGTCGTCCACCCAAGGATGCCGAAATTGCCAGTAAACTCAAGGTATCTGTGCAAGAATGGCAGGAAACTAAGTTGGCATCTCAAAATCGAATGCCTTTGAGTTTGGATGCAACTGTAGTTCACTATGTAGATTGTCAAATTACTCTGGGTGAGGCACTCCCCTGTCCCCGTACAGCAATTGCCCAAATGGATGAGGAAGAACGTCAACATCTCCAAGGTGCTATTTGTCAGTTGGAAGAAAAACCTCGGATGGCTGTTGAATTAGTCTTTTTGAAGGAATTGTCCCGTAAGGATGCAGCTAAAAATATTGGTACTAGTCCGATGACTGTCACCAGATATTTGCAAAAAGGAGTCAATGACTTGATGTATTTAATGCAGGCACAAGCTATTGCTGCTAATTCTTGA
- a CDS encoding Uma2 family endonuclease, which produces MSETTIAETSVALPPTQAELPYDDNTTMESERHKVQMELLIETLSFWLHQREDAYVGGNMFVYYSLEQVKNRDFKGPDFFAVLDVPKGERKSWVVWEEGKAPDVVIELLSASTASADKNEKKLIYQNQMRVPEYFWFDPFNPSELAGFSLQNRGYQPLMEDFQGKLVSQTLGLALVRWQGIYKGINTTWLRWATLEGELLPSSEEIAEKEKLRAEQEKLRADNAESRLKQVATNLLQQGMTVEQVVGLTGLSEAEIRGIAN; this is translated from the coding sequence ATGTCAGAAACTACCATAGCTGAAACCAGCGTCGCCCTGCCTCCCACCCAGGCAGAACTACCCTACGATGACAATACGACGATGGAAAGCGAAAGACATAAGGTACAGATGGAATTGCTGATTGAGACTTTATCATTTTGGCTCCATCAGCGAGAAGATGCTTATGTTGGCGGGAATATGTTTGTGTATTACAGCCTGGAACAGGTGAAAAACCGCGATTTTAAAGGTCCCGATTTTTTCGCTGTTTTGGATGTACCTAAAGGTGAGCGAAAAAGTTGGGTAGTTTGGGAAGAAGGGAAAGCACCTGATGTGGTAATTGAATTGCTTTCTGCCAGTACGGCATCTGCTGATAAAAATGAGAAGAAATTAATTTATCAAAATCAGATGCGTGTACCAGAATATTTTTGGTTTGATCCTTTTAACCCCAGTGAATTGGCAGGTTTTTCGCTACAAAATCGTGGATATCAACCCTTGATGGAAGATTTTCAAGGTAAATTAGTCAGCCAAACTTTGGGGTTAGCGTTGGTGCGCTGGCAAGGTATTTACAAAGGGATCAATACAACTTGGTTGCGTTGGGCAACCTTAGAGGGAGAGTTATTACCAAGTTCTGAAGAAATTGCGGAAAAAGAGAAACTCCGTGCAGAACAAGAGAAACTTCGTGCTGATAATGCTGAATCTCGACTCAAGCAAGTTGCCACAAATTTATTGCAGCAGGGAATGACTGTGGAACAGGTAGTGGGGTTAACAGGTTTATCGGAAGCGGAAATTAGGGGAATCGCTAATTAG
- a CDS encoding HetZ-related protein — MKTNLANLPTSVSAAKSANRGDDSANRSFANKTQLALNPEVLQNLLYEELQAQVKASVGCVQAVTNRITKEVERICDKSSRIQTSGEINSWQLTLARHRIQKCLRYYQLGSQRGRVELHSNLGAMVYRHVSTPGTQLGFDARYNLIEDFLQAFYIEAIKAFRRENELPEDYSPRTQLQLAEYMAFTEQYAKRRINLPGGCNQQLVILRAQGFSRRQPQETTVDFEAALESSRSEEGEAYQRSSAVQQLRSQLVAQSSFDPAEDSERDRVISELVAYLEAQGQKDCADYLVLKLQDLSAPEIDKILGLTSRQRDYLQQRFKYHVEKFSRTHNWQLVHQWLGAGLEQKLGLSSQQWDKFISQLNEQERQILQLKAARHSDQVIAKTVKCTPKQLQKRWTQLLEMAWCIRNGNAEAQIG, encoded by the coding sequence ATGAAAACGAATCTTGCGAATCTACCTACCTCTGTTTCTGCTGCGAAGTCTGCTAATCGTGGTGATGACTCCGCTAATCGCTCCTTTGCTAACAAGACGCAACTAGCTCTAAATCCTGAAGTCCTACAAAATCTCCTTTACGAAGAACTACAAGCACAAGTTAAAGCTTCAGTCGGCTGTGTTCAAGCTGTGACTAATCGTATTACTAAAGAAGTTGAACGGATTTGTGATAAAAGTTCTCGGATTCAAACTTCTGGGGAAATAAATTCTTGGCAGTTAACTTTGGCACGTCATCGGATTCAGAAGTGCTTACGTTACTACCAATTGGGTTCTCAGCGGGGTCGGGTAGAATTACATAGCAATTTGGGTGCAATGGTTTACCGTCATGTTTCAACTCCTGGTACACAATTGGGATTTGATGCTCGTTACAACTTGATTGAAGATTTTTTACAAGCATTCTACATTGAGGCAATTAAGGCATTCCGCCGGGAAAATGAATTACCTGAAGATTATTCTCCCCGCACCCAGTTACAATTAGCCGAGTATATGGCGTTTACTGAACAATACGCTAAACGTCGGATCAATTTACCTGGTGGTTGCAATCAACAATTGGTCATTTTACGCGCTCAAGGGTTTAGTCGTCGTCAACCTCAAGAAACCACCGTTGATTTTGAAGCTGCATTAGAATCTTCTAGAAGTGAAGAGGGGGAAGCTTACCAACGGAGTTCGGCTGTACAACAATTGCGATCGCAGTTAGTCGCGCAAAGCAGTTTTGATCCGGCAGAAGATAGCGAACGCGATCGCGTCATCTCGGAATTGGTCGCATATTTAGAAGCACAAGGTCAAAAAGATTGCGCTGATTACCTCGTTTTGAAGCTGCAAGACCTATCTGCACCCGAAATTGACAAAATTCTCGGTTTGACCAGCCGCCAGCGTGATTACCTCCAGCAACGCTTTAAATATCACGTCGAAAAGTTCTCACGCACCCACAATTGGCAATTAGTTCATCAATGGTTAGGTGCAGGTTTAGAGCAGAAATTAGGACTTTCTTCTCAACAATGGGATAAGTTTATCAGCCAGCTAAATGAACAAGAACGTCAAATTTTACAACTCAAAGCTGCCCGTCATAGTGATCAGGTTATCGCCAAAACCGTAAAATGTACTCCTAAGCAGTTACAAAAACGCTGGACTCAACTATTGGAAATGGCGTGGTGTATTCGTAATGGTAATGCTGAAGCGCAAATTGGTTAA
- a CDS encoding L-threonylcarbamoyladenylate synthase: MAKIFSIHPDNPQSRRIEEIHTELQRGAVMLYPTDTVYAIGCDLNAKSAVERVRQIKQLANDKPLTFLCPSLSNVATYAFVSDVAYRIMKSLIPGPYTFLLPATKLVPRLVQSPKRKTTGIRVPNHIACLALLESLGNPIISTSAHILLDEEDDNWSESPANMTQVELFDRLEPMVDLIIDTGEEPTYKVSTILDLTAEQPVMVRKGLGWEEADAWM; the protein is encoded by the coding sequence ATGGCAAAAATTTTTTCAATCCATCCCGACAATCCTCAAAGCCGCCGAATAGAGGAAATACATACCGAACTGCAACGTGGCGCAGTCATGCTTTATCCTACAGATACAGTTTATGCCATCGGTTGCGACTTGAATGCAAAATCAGCAGTTGAACGAGTGCGACAAATTAAACAGCTTGCAAACGATAAACCTCTGACTTTTTTGTGCCCCTCACTTTCTAACGTAGCAACATATGCGTTTGTGAGCGACGTTGCCTACCGCATTATGAAAAGTCTAATTCCAGGACCTTATACTTTTCTTTTACCTGCGACAAAATTAGTACCTCGCCTAGTGCAGAGTCCTAAACGGAAAACCACAGGAATTAGAGTGCCAAATCATATTGCTTGCTTGGCATTATTAGAAAGCTTAGGCAACCCGATTATTTCCACTTCGGCACATATCCTACTGGATGAAGAAGATGATAATTGGTCAGAATCTCCAGCAAATATGACACAGGTGGAATTGTTTGATCGCCTAGAACCCATGGTGGATCTAATTATAGATACTGGTGAGGAACCAACATACAAGGTTTCCACAATTCTAGATTTGACCGCAGAACAACCTGTGATGGTACGCAAAGGTTTAGGTTGGGAAGAAGCAGATGCCTGGATGTAG
- the larC gene encoding nickel pincer cofactor biosynthesis protein LarC, with translation MNKIAYLQCPSGISGDMCLGALVSLGVPLEYLTEKLNCLGIEHEYKLRAESVQRHGQTAIKVHVDLHHHHHHDHHEEHHHHHGRHLPEIEGMILRAKLPLRAEAWSLAVFRQLAVAEGAVHGIPPEKVHFHEVGAVDAIVDIVGTCLGLDWLGIASTPQGLPRLYCSAFPTGGGTVKAAHGVMAVPVPAVLKLWEIRGCPVYSNGIDKELVTPTGCAIATALGLEFGSPPPMSIKQIGQGAGSLNLSIPNVLQLWLGVAAEIQESSQTSNLGVETISVLETQIDDLNPQAIGYLLETLLSTGAALDAFTQPIGMKKSRSGILLTVICHPENIQQCQTMIFRETTTLGIRHSTQQRTILEREMQTVETPYGVVSVKVAWIGTGGDKIITNAQPEYEDCAVLARQHNISWREIQRLAQNIWYLENSESEIN, from the coding sequence ATGAATAAAATTGCTTATCTTCAGTGTCCATCGGGTATTTCTGGTGATATGTGTCTGGGTGCTTTGGTAAGTTTGGGTGTCCCTTTGGAGTATCTAACAGAAAAACTCAATTGCCTAGGAATTGAACATGAGTATAAATTACGGGCTGAGTCGGTTCAGCGTCATGGACAAACGGCAATCAAGGTACATGTGGATTTACATCACCACCATCACCATGATCATCATGAAGAACACCATCACCACCATGGACGGCATTTGCCAGAAATTGAAGGGATGATTCTCAGAGCGAAGTTGCCACTTAGGGCAGAAGCTTGGAGTTTAGCTGTTTTCCGGCAGTTAGCTGTGGCTGAAGGTGCTGTTCATGGCATTCCCCCGGAAAAAGTTCATTTTCACGAGGTTGGTGCGGTAGATGCCATTGTGGATATAGTTGGGACTTGTTTGGGGTTAGATTGGTTGGGAATTGCCAGTACTCCCCAGGGTTTGCCAAGGTTATATTGTTCGGCATTTCCCACCGGTGGGGGTACAGTCAAAGCGGCACATGGTGTGATGGCAGTACCTGTACCAGCAGTGTTGAAATTGTGGGAAATCCGTGGCTGCCCGGTTTACAGTAACGGCATTGATAAAGAATTAGTGACTCCCACCGGATGCGCGATCGCTACCGCGCTAGGATTAGAATTTGGTTCACCTCCGCCTATGTCCATCAAACAAATTGGACAAGGGGCTGGCAGTCTCAATTTGTCTATCCCCAATGTTTTACAGCTTTGGCTAGGTGTTGCCGCTGAAATTCAGGAAAGTAGCCAAACCAGCAACTTGGGGGTGGAAACAATTTCTGTCCTAGAAACCCAAATTGATGATTTGAATCCCCAAGCTATTGGTTATTTGTTGGAAACTTTACTTTCTACAGGTGCAGCACTGGATGCATTTACTCAACCTATAGGGATGAAAAAATCTCGCTCAGGCATATTATTGACTGTGATTTGTCATCCTGAAAATATCCAGCAATGTCAAACAATGATCTTCCGTGAAACCACAACTTTGGGTATTCGTCATTCTACTCAACAGCGGACAATCTTGGAGCGGGAAATGCAAACTGTAGAAACACCTTATGGAGTAGTATCTGTAAAAGTTGCATGGATTGGAACAGGTGGAGATAAAATCATCACGAATGCCCAACCAGAATACGAAGATTGTGCCGTATTGGCACGTCAGCATAATATCTCCTGGCGGGAGATTCAAAGATTAGCGCAGAACATTTGGTATTTAGAAAATAGTGAATCTGAAATAAATTAG
- a CDS encoding lysylphosphatidylglycerol synthase domain-containing protein has product MKNIFRWLILGLTLFFLAKTLKDNWLEVTAIRIDEVGWAILAIACGITLFAHIWAGWIWTLILRGLNQPVERTHFIQVYLKTNIAKYLPGNIWHYYGRILAAKEAQVSNSAATFSVLLEPLLMATAGLILIICLGSNFTPIQNNSFVRAFQILSLIGLLCAIHPRFLNPLISFLRKLKSKKSSPSETPSSDFYLERYPIIPLLGELVFLGLRGSGFILTMFALSSLELNQIPLLLGAFSFSWLLGLIVPGAPGGIGVFEASAIALLDNRFPPALILSTIGLYRLISILAEIAGAGLAWLDQHLPARK; this is encoded by the coding sequence ATGAAAAATATTTTCCGATGGTTAATCTTAGGGCTGACATTATTTTTCTTGGCTAAAACCCTTAAAGACAACTGGCTAGAAGTGACGGCTATTCGTATTGATGAGGTGGGTTGGGCAATTTTAGCGATCGCATGTGGCATTACGCTATTTGCCCATATATGGGCTGGTTGGATCTGGACTTTAATTTTACGGGGATTAAATCAACCTGTAGAAAGAACGCATTTTATCCAAGTCTACCTCAAAACTAATATTGCTAAGTACTTACCTGGTAATATATGGCACTATTATGGGCGCATCCTGGCAGCGAAAGAGGCTCAAGTTTCCAACAGTGCAGCAACCTTTAGTGTACTTTTAGAACCTTTATTAATGGCTACGGCGGGTCTAATTCTGATTATTTGTTTAGGTAGTAACTTTACACCAATCCAAAATAATTCTTTCGTTCGGGCATTTCAAATATTAAGTTTGATTGGACTACTTTGTGCGATTCATCCGAGATTTTTAAATCCCCTAATTAGCTTTTTACGAAAATTAAAATCAAAAAAATCTAGCCCAAGCGAAACACCAAGCAGTGATTTCTACTTGGAGCGATATCCCATAATACCTTTGCTGGGTGAATTAGTTTTTTTAGGGTTGAGAGGAAGCGGATTTATTTTAACTATGTTTGCTTTAAGCTCTTTGGAGTTGAATCAAATCCCACTGTTGCTTGGTGCTTTTAGCTTTTCCTGGTTACTAGGACTAATTGTTCCCGGTGCTCCTGGAGGAATAGGGGTGTTTGAAGCAAGTGCGATCGCATTACTCGATAATCGCTTTCCCCCTGCGCTCATCCTCAGCACGATCGGACTATACCGCTTAATTAGTATCCTAGCTGAAATTGCAGGTGCTGGACTTGCATGGCTTGACCAACATTTACCCGCAAGAAAATAA